A genomic region of Catalinimonas niigatensis contains the following coding sequences:
- a CDS encoding elongation factor G: MKVYDNQHIKNVVLLGSPKSGKTTLAETMLFEAGLLNRRGSVENHNTVSDFHEIEHQRENSIYATPLHTEWRGYKINIIDTPGLDDFIGEIVSSVRVADTCVLTINAQHGVEVGTEIIWNYIDQFQKPTIIAINHLDHNKANFDSTLDSLKHSYGDAVALMQYPLNPGDGFNRIIDLLKMTMYQFPEDGGKPEKLPIPEKENERAEQLHNELVEKAAINDEKLMELYFEQGNLDEDELRKGLRIGMFKHDIFPVFCLSAKQNMGSGRLMGFIDNVAPGASDIFSENTEEGESYACKPDNKLTLFIFKTMIEPYLGKISYFKVCSGEIRTGMDLVNAQTGTTERINQLFIMDGNERHPVQKLVAGDIGATVKLKDSTTNHTLNEVGHDVILAPMIFPEPRIRVAIVAESKNDEEKLSEVIKDLHEEDPTLSIEFSSELKQLILSAQGELHLSVTQWRLENVYNLKVHYENPRISYRETIQRQSTASYRHKKQSGGAGQFAEVTISIMPYTEGMAKPEGFNIRDTQEVDLPWGGKLVFYNCIVGGVIDVRFIPSILKGVMEKMEDGPITGSYCRDICVLVHDGKMHAVDSNDISFKIAGLQAFKKAFLQADPKIMEPVNKLEIMVPEELMGEVMTDLQTRRAIIQGIDTRNQYQMIQAKVPLMEITHYCSALKSITQGRASFSTSFAEYAPVPYELQKQLSAQQEMVEA, encoded by the coding sequence ATGAAAGTGTACGACAACCAACACATCAAAAATGTAGTCCTGTTAGGCAGTCCCAAGTCCGGCAAGACCACACTGGCTGAAACCATGTTGTTCGAAGCCGGACTCCTCAACCGACGAGGTTCTGTGGAAAATCACAATACCGTATCTGATTTTCATGAAATTGAACACCAACGCGAAAATTCTATCTACGCCACTCCCCTGCACACTGAATGGCGCGGTTATAAAATTAACATTATTGATACTCCCGGCCTTGATGATTTCATCGGTGAGATTGTGTCTTCAGTAAGAGTTGCTGATACCTGTGTGTTAACTATCAATGCGCAACATGGCGTTGAAGTAGGTACAGAAATTATCTGGAACTACATTGACCAGTTTCAAAAACCCACTATTATCGCTATCAATCACCTGGATCACAACAAAGCTAATTTTGACAGCACACTAGATTCTCTAAAGCACAGCTATGGAGATGCAGTTGCCCTAATGCAGTATCCTCTCAACCCAGGTGATGGCTTTAACCGCATCATTGATTTATTGAAAATGACCATGTATCAATTTCCTGAAGATGGAGGAAAACCAGAAAAGCTCCCCATTCCTGAGAAAGAAAATGAAAGAGCAGAACAATTACACAATGAACTGGTAGAAAAAGCCGCCATTAATGATGAAAAACTAATGGAGTTGTATTTTGAACAAGGCAATCTGGATGAGGACGAATTGCGAAAAGGCTTGCGGATTGGCATGTTCAAGCATGATATTTTTCCTGTCTTTTGTCTATCAGCCAAGCAAAATATGGGAAGTGGAAGGCTGATGGGTTTTATTGACAACGTAGCTCCTGGGGCTTCTGATATTTTTTCTGAGAATACAGAAGAAGGTGAGTCTTATGCATGTAAACCTGATAACAAACTCACCCTTTTTATCTTCAAAACAATGATTGAGCCTTATCTGGGCAAGATATCATACTTTAAAGTATGCTCAGGTGAAATACGTACCGGAATGGATCTGGTAAATGCGCAGACGGGCACCACGGAGCGTATCAATCAACTGTTTATTATGGATGGAAATGAACGCCATCCTGTACAAAAGCTGGTGGCTGGTGACATAGGCGCAACGGTGAAGTTGAAAGACAGCACAACCAACCATACCCTCAATGAAGTAGGCCACGATGTCATACTGGCTCCTATGATTTTTCCTGAACCCAGGATCAGGGTGGCTATCGTGGCAGAAAGCAAAAATGATGAAGAAAAGCTCAGCGAAGTCATTAAGGATTTGCATGAAGAAGACCCAACGCTTAGTATAGAATTTTCCAGCGAACTCAAACAACTTATCTTATCAGCACAGGGAGAACTTCATTTGTCAGTCACACAATGGAGACTGGAAAATGTGTACAACCTGAAAGTACATTACGAAAATCCCCGAATCTCTTATCGGGAAACTATCCAGAGACAATCTACAGCATCTTATCGGCATAAGAAACAATCAGGTGGTGCAGGGCAGTTTGCTGAAGTCACCATCTCCATCATGCCTTATACAGAAGGTATGGCCAAGCCGGAAGGTTTTAATATCAGGGACACTCAGGAAGTTGACCTTCCCTGGGGGGGTAAGCTGGTCTTTTACAATTGTATTGTAGGTGGAGTAATAGATGTACGTTTCATACCTTCTATCCTGAAAGGAGTGATGGAAAAGATGGAAGATGGCCCAATCACCGGCTCCTATTGCCGTGATATCTGTGTGCTGGTACACGATGGGAAAATGCATGCGGTAGATTCTAATGATATCTCTTTTAAAATTGCAGGTTTACAGGCTTTCAAAAAAGCATTTCTTCAGGCTGACCCCAAAATTATGGAACCAGTGAATAAATTGGAAATTATGGTACCGGAGGAACTGATGGGTGAAGTAATGACAGATTTGCAAACCCGCAGGGCTATTATACAGGGTATTGATACCAGAAATCAATATCAGATGATACAGGCGAAGGTACCCTTGATGGAAATTACGCATTATTGTAGTGCACTCAAGTCAATTACCCAGGGCAGGGCAAGCTTCAGTACCAGCTTTGCTGAATATGCACCTGTACCCTATGAACTTCAAAAACAACTAAGCGCACAGCAGGAAATGGTAGAAGCATAA
- a CDS encoding CHRD domain-containing protein, which translates to MLKFFYNNMNSFIRLPLIFCGLLFVWSCEDDEVDLGDPPIEGAITYRLSEVSSSGINGFIKFYEVDGAVEALIQLAGTESGASYPAHIHGNSAIETGEIEVTFTPVNGSTGESKTTLTNLSMDDIANYDGYVNVHLSESDLSVIAQSDIGSNELTGTTKGYDLALMTEDSVSGTLLLEQRKNGFTKATITLENTVEGGSHPAHIHANTAAEGGGIVISFAPVNGTTGTSVTNIRAFDADAGGEAVTYEQLLEYDGYVNVHLSADQLGTLVSQGDFGQNELNGESLTYELEERAVEGISGNITFEERVNGEILATIALEGTPEGGIHPAHIHQNSYVEAGPIVVSFNPVNGNTGMSKTNITAFDNGDELTLETLGEYNGYVNVHLSAADLGTIVAQGDIGANALTGESVTYMLDERDAEGISGIATLYERNSGNSLLVLDIEGTTEGGSHPAHIHANTAAETGGIVIDLTNVDGATGMSMSTIRQFNDGSSVSYSELLEYDGYINVHFSAADLGTIVAQGDLGQNALTGDSVTYVLNEVADSNVSGTATFYERNNGFSLVEIMVDGTLPLGDHPAHIHFNSAEEGGAIAIDLTNVNGTTGISRTNVDAQNNNKTTTYEDLLGFDGYINVHLSPEVLGTILSQGNIGANVTTEE; encoded by the coding sequence ATGCTTAAGTTTTTCTACAACAACATGAACTCATTTATCAGGTTGCCCCTCATTTTTTGCGGGCTGCTCTTTGTATGGTCCTGCGAAGATGACGAAGTAGATTTAGGTGATCCTCCGATTGAGGGTGCTATTACTTATCGTTTATCAGAAGTAAGTAGTTCGGGAATTAATGGTTTTATCAAATTTTATGAAGTGGACGGTGCTGTTGAAGCTTTGATTCAACTGGCTGGCACGGAATCAGGAGCTTCATATCCTGCGCATATCCATGGCAACTCAGCCATTGAAACTGGTGAAATAGAAGTTACCTTCACACCAGTGAATGGTAGTACAGGGGAAAGCAAAACTACCCTCACTAACCTAAGTATGGATGATATAGCAAATTATGATGGATATGTCAATGTACATTTAAGTGAAAGCGACCTTAGTGTTATTGCTCAGTCTGACATTGGCAGTAATGAACTTACAGGAACCACAAAAGGATACGATCTGGCTTTGATGACTGAAGACAGTGTTAGTGGTACATTGCTTCTTGAACAAAGAAAAAATGGTTTTACCAAAGCTACCATTACTTTAGAAAATACGGTAGAAGGAGGTTCTCACCCCGCACATATTCATGCCAACACGGCTGCTGAAGGAGGAGGGATCGTTATCTCATTTGCGCCAGTCAATGGGACTACCGGAACGAGTGTTACCAATATCCGTGCTTTTGATGCCGATGCAGGAGGTGAAGCTGTTACCTATGAGCAGTTACTTGAATATGATGGTTATGTGAATGTTCACTTAAGTGCAGATCAACTGGGAACTTTAGTTTCTCAGGGTGATTTTGGTCAGAATGAGCTCAATGGCGAGTCACTGACTTATGAATTAGAAGAGAGAGCAGTCGAGGGTATTTCAGGTAATATTACTTTTGAAGAAAGAGTGAATGGAGAGATATTGGCTACCATTGCCCTTGAAGGTACACCTGAAGGAGGAATTCATCCTGCCCACATTCATCAAAATTCTTATGTAGAAGCTGGGCCTATTGTAGTAAGTTTCAATCCGGTTAATGGAAATACCGGAATGAGCAAAACAAACATTACCGCTTTTGATAACGGAGACGAATTAACTTTAGAGACACTAGGCGAATATAATGGCTATGTGAATGTACATTTGAGCGCTGCTGATTTAGGTACGATTGTAGCTCAGGGAGATATAGGCGCAAATGCACTTACCGGTGAATCTGTAACCTACATGCTGGATGAAAGAGATGCTGAAGGCATCAGTGGTATAGCTACTTTATATGAACGCAACAGTGGTAATTCTTTATTGGTATTAGATATTGAAGGTACGACGGAAGGTGGAAGCCATCCTGCCCACATTCATGCCAATACTGCTGCTGAAACCGGTGGAATTGTGATTGACCTGACCAATGTAGACGGTGCAACTGGTATGAGCATGAGTACCATACGCCAATTTAACGATGGTTCCTCTGTGAGCTATTCAGAACTTTTGGAATATGATGGTTACATCAATGTACATTTTAGCGCTGCCGATTTAGGTACGATTGTAGCACAAGGAGATTTGGGACAAAATGCACTTACCGGTGATTCAGTAACCTATGTATTGAATGAAGTAGCTGATTCTAATGTAAGTGGCACAGCGACATTCTACGAAAGAAATAATGGATTTTCTTTGGTGGAAATCATGGTAGATGGTACACTTCCGCTTGGTGACCATCCTGCTCATATTCATTTTAATTCAGCAGAAGAAGGAGGAGCTATTGCTATTGACTTAACCAATGTAAATGGTACTACTGGTATCAGTAGAACCAATGTAGATGCTCAGAATAATAACAAAACCACTACTTATGAGGATCTGCTAGGCTTTGATGGTTATATCAATGTACATTTGAGCCCAGAAGTTCTTGGTACCATATTATCGCAAGGAAATATTGGGGCTAATGTAACTACAGAAGAATAA
- a CDS encoding DUF1835 domain-containing protein, which yields MKYHILNGDELFKKIGTQIQGEFIVMRECLIDGHVDAETIEEFWEKRAAYIEQTYQVSKDEYLLNSYTEIEKIKSIPENASVYLWFERDLFCQVNLWFTVSFLKKILAQKNLYPFLVLPNHIAWTGFGSMSSDDLLNAYHHKITLKKKDINLFADAWRAFQQHDLEELTQLSTLAKKRYPYFPEIIQAHIDRFPENGDPNRPRKVIRKIITDLQTTDFEQVFKEFSKREGIYGFGDTQLRRIYDQEMTDNS from the coding sequence ATGAAATATCATATCTTAAACGGAGACGAACTTTTTAAAAAGATAGGCACGCAAATTCAGGGAGAGTTTATCGTGATGAGAGAATGCCTAATAGACGGCCATGTGGATGCTGAAACGATAGAAGAATTTTGGGAAAAAAGAGCGGCCTACATTGAGCAGACCTATCAGGTGAGTAAAGATGAATACCTGTTAAATAGCTACACTGAAATTGAAAAAATCAAAAGTATTCCTGAAAATGCGTCTGTCTATCTTTGGTTTGAAAGGGACTTATTTTGTCAGGTAAACTTATGGTTTACTGTTAGTTTTCTAAAAAAAATTCTTGCTCAAAAAAACTTGTATCCCTTTCTGGTATTACCTAATCATATCGCATGGACAGGGTTTGGAAGTATGTCTTCTGACGACCTTCTTAATGCGTATCACCACAAAATCACACTTAAGAAAAAAGATATAAATTTATTTGCCGATGCCTGGCGAGCTTTTCAGCAACATGACCTTGAAGAGCTTACTCAACTTTCAACATTAGCCAAGAAGCGTTACCCATATTTTCCTGAGATAATACAGGCTCATATTGATAGGTTTCCTGAGAACGGAGACCCTAACAGGCCCCGCAAAGTAATCAGAAAAATTATCACCGATCTGCAAACCACTGATTTTGAGCAGGTCTTCAAAGAATTTTCAAAAAGAGAGGGTATCTATGGATTTGGGGATACTCAACTCAGGAGGATCTATGATCAGGAAATGACTGATAATTCGTGA